In one window of Eggerthella guodeyinii DNA:
- a CDS encoding FAD-binding protein translates to MSTTNREDRTPTGRALSRRSFLKGLGIVGAAGAASAALPGCAASPSSKADAEKAAAPTDAATQRLLERGVAGASLPDAAPIAPVEPPETWDEEADVIVVGMSGGGLVTAGYLAEQGLTVIGIEKQSSVGGSCRHACSFVNPFGGAKSQLEAGFEGICKGDKKAGMRRYQSDCGYSVDDSLMSTMFDYGGEACDWVVEQPGMNLVCLGNRWHDKDVVEGKQNRVLGFTNPIDTLEKNARAAGAAIELNTAAETLVLDDGRVVGLRVSGQEGTKHLKASKGVIFLAGGIGMNKDLIKAYLPSAAEGAVQGGPMPYHTGETFRMGLGAGADFSGYDSWCCWESGIDESIAGGDGQFWHYFWHGERQLFHNPWLIIDRTGTRQPYYALTREEYAPLNPGGGMGDLTNSTRWMSAVGHHVYNICDSKFPEEIFKKNTTPEATHDKCRIPLTDPSVLVDNAGLVSADWLSEVDDAVARGAVKKADTLDELAEMLLLDPDVVKGAVERYNELCAKGEDDELAFPYDPSWLSPLDTPPYYAAIIGGQIGKTLCGLRVNGDFQVIDEKGAAIPGLYAGYSTAGGFIGDGTAGGFWNGTMYGGVGSSLVTGYIAAKKLAELE, encoded by the coding sequence ATGAGCACGACGAACCGAGAAGACCGCACGCCAACCGGCCGCGCCCTGTCGAGGCGCAGCTTCCTGAAGGGGCTGGGCATCGTCGGGGCCGCCGGCGCGGCGAGCGCCGCGCTGCCCGGATGCGCCGCCAGCCCGTCGTCCAAGGCGGACGCGGAGAAGGCGGCCGCCCCGACGGACGCCGCGACCCAGCGCCTGCTCGAGCGCGGCGTGGCCGGGGCGTCGCTGCCCGACGCGGCCCCCATCGCGCCGGTCGAGCCGCCCGAGACGTGGGACGAGGAGGCCGACGTCATCGTCGTGGGCATGAGCGGCGGCGGGCTCGTGACGGCCGGATACCTCGCCGAGCAGGGGCTCACGGTCATCGGCATCGAGAAGCAGTCGTCCGTGGGCGGGTCGTGCCGCCACGCCTGCTCGTTCGTCAACCCGTTCGGCGGCGCGAAATCGCAGCTGGAAGCCGGGTTCGAGGGCATCTGCAAGGGGGACAAGAAGGCCGGGATGCGCCGCTACCAGTCCGATTGCGGCTACTCGGTGGACGACTCCCTCATGAGCACGATGTTCGATTACGGCGGGGAGGCGTGCGACTGGGTGGTGGAGCAGCCGGGCATGAACCTCGTGTGCCTGGGGAACCGCTGGCACGACAAGGACGTCGTCGAGGGCAAGCAGAACCGCGTCCTCGGCTTCACCAACCCCATCGACACGCTGGAGAAGAACGCGCGGGCCGCGGGAGCCGCCATCGAGCTGAACACCGCCGCCGAGACGCTCGTGCTCGACGACGGCCGCGTCGTGGGGCTGCGCGTGTCGGGCCAGGAGGGCACGAAGCACCTGAAGGCCTCGAAGGGCGTGATCTTCCTGGCCGGCGGCATCGGCATGAACAAGGACCTCATCAAGGCGTACCTGCCGAGCGCCGCCGAGGGCGCGGTGCAGGGCGGCCCCATGCCCTACCACACCGGCGAGACGTTCCGCATGGGCCTCGGCGCGGGCGCCGACTTCTCCGGCTACGACTCCTGGTGCTGCTGGGAGTCGGGCATCGACGAGAGCATCGCGGGCGGCGACGGCCAGTTCTGGCACTACTTCTGGCACGGCGAGCGCCAGCTGTTCCACAACCCGTGGCTCATCATCGACCGAACCGGCACGCGCCAGCCCTACTACGCGCTCACCCGCGAGGAGTACGCGCCGCTCAACCCCGGCGGCGGCATGGGCGACCTCACCAACTCCACCCGGTGGATGTCCGCCGTGGGGCACCACGTGTACAACATCTGCGATTCGAAGTTCCCCGAGGAGATCTTCAAGAAGAACACCACGCCGGAGGCGACGCACGACAAGTGCCGCATCCCCCTCACCGACCCGAGCGTGCTCGTGGACAACGCCGGCCTCGTCTCGGCCGACTGGCTCTCCGAGGTGGACGACGCCGTCGCGCGCGGCGCCGTGAAGAAGGCCGACACCCTCGACGAGCTCGCCGAGATGCTGCTGCTCGACCCCGACGTCGTCAAGGGCGCCGTGGAACGCTACAACGAGCTGTGCGCGAAGGGCGAGGACGACGAGCTGGCGTTCCCTTACGACCCGTCGTGGCTGAGCCCCCTCGACACGCCGCCGTACTACGCCGCCATCATCGGCGGGCAGATCGGCAAGACGCTCTGCGGCCTGCGCGTCAACGGCGACTTCCAGGTGATCGACGAGAAGGGCGCGGCCATCCCGGGGCTGTACGCCGGGTACTCCACGGCGGGCGGCTTCATCGGCGACGGCACCGCCGGCGGATTCTGGAACGGCACCATGTACGGCGGCGTGGGCAGCTCGCTGGTCACCGGCTACATCGCCGCCAAGAAGCTCGCCGAGCTGGAGTAG
- the ppdK gene encoding pyruvate, phosphate dikinase, whose protein sequence is MTEEVKRVYAFGKDAQGNNVTEGNTNMKAILGGKGANLAEMANIGLPVPPGFTITCQTCMEYANADNTWPEGALDTIQEYRDDLEARIGKKIGDAEDPLLVSVRSGAPMSMPGMMDTVLNLGLNDQSINGLIKQTENPRFAWDSYRRFIQMFSNVVMNLDGDLFENAITAMKHARGVASDTDLTAEDLQELVSEFKQIFAENVDAEAYPSLVVDGTVQFPQDPSVQLQLAIEAVFGSWNNPRATLYRKQNKIADDLGTAVNVQSMVFGNKGNTSATGVAFTRNPANGEKEFYGDYLVNAQGEDVVAGIRNTSPIADLKNVEGLEEAGRELEEVFVTLENHFRDMCDIEFTIEQGKLWMLQTRVGKRTAAAALHIAIEMEKEGLISKEEAVMRVDPEQLDQLLHPQFDKNASYDVVAKGLNASPGAAVGEAVFSAADAVDVAEAGRKCVLVRWETNPDDLAGMIAAEGILTSHGGKTSHAAVIARGMGAPCVCGVEALRIDAEKKQASVVGTDIVIKEGDMISIDGTTGSVVLGAVELVLPEMTGDLDTILEWADEFRKLGVRANADNPEDAELSRGFGAEGIGLCRTEHMFLGDRKQIIQTFILNEDPAVREKAVNELLEAQTGDFLGMFRAMDGLPVIVRLLDPPLHEFLESPRALDVEIAKLEATGGDKALIAEKRMLMEQIDGMSESNPMLGLRGCRLGIVYPILPVMQVRAIATACAELKKEGLDPKPEVMIPLVSVVAELEKLRKVAEDTIAEVAAEQGVELDIPVGTMIELPRAAVTADEIGSVADFFSFGTNDLTQTTFGFSRDDVEAEFVPQYLAERLLPYNPFATIDPGVAKLVEMGVELGHKGNPDLVCGVCGEHGGDPDSVKMFHTIGLDYVSCSPYRVPLARLAAGQAALAEKMDAGRDK, encoded by the coding sequence GTGACTGAAGAAGTCAAGCGAGTGTATGCGTTCGGCAAAGACGCGCAGGGCAACAACGTAACTGAGGGCAACACGAACATGAAGGCGATCCTCGGCGGCAAGGGCGCGAACCTCGCCGAGATGGCCAACATCGGGCTGCCGGTGCCTCCCGGATTCACCATCACGTGCCAGACCTGCATGGAGTACGCCAATGCGGACAACACGTGGCCCGAGGGCGCGCTCGACACCATCCAGGAGTACCGCGACGATCTCGAGGCCCGCATCGGCAAGAAGATCGGCGACGCGGAGGACCCGCTGCTCGTGTCCGTCCGCTCCGGCGCCCCCATGTCCATGCCGGGCATGATGGACACCGTGCTGAACCTCGGCCTCAACGACCAGTCCATCAACGGCCTCATCAAGCAGACCGAGAACCCGCGCTTCGCCTGGGACTCCTACCGCCGCTTCATCCAGATGTTCTCCAACGTGGTGATGAACCTCGACGGCGACCTGTTCGAGAACGCCATCACGGCCATGAAGCACGCCCGCGGCGTCGCGTCCGACACCGACCTCACCGCCGAGGACCTGCAGGAGCTCGTGAGCGAGTTCAAGCAGATCTTCGCCGAGAACGTCGACGCCGAGGCGTACCCGAGCCTCGTGGTGGACGGCACCGTGCAGTTCCCGCAGGATCCGAGCGTGCAGCTGCAGCTGGCCATCGAGGCCGTGTTCGGCAGCTGGAACAACCCGCGCGCCACGCTGTACCGCAAGCAGAACAAGATCGCCGACGACCTGGGCACCGCCGTCAACGTGCAGTCCATGGTGTTCGGCAACAAGGGCAACACGTCGGCCACCGGCGTCGCGTTCACGCGCAACCCCGCCAACGGCGAGAAGGAGTTCTACGGCGACTACCTGGTGAACGCCCAGGGCGAGGACGTCGTGGCCGGCATCCGCAACACGAGCCCCATCGCCGACCTCAAGAACGTCGAGGGCCTCGAGGAGGCCGGTCGCGAGCTCGAAGAGGTGTTCGTCACCCTCGAGAACCACTTCCGCGACATGTGCGACATCGAGTTCACCATCGAGCAGGGCAAGCTGTGGATGCTGCAGACCCGCGTGGGCAAGCGCACCGCGGCCGCCGCGCTGCACATCGCCATCGAGATGGAGAAGGAGGGCCTCATCTCGAAGGAGGAGGCCGTCATGCGCGTCGACCCCGAGCAGCTCGACCAGCTGCTGCACCCGCAGTTCGACAAGAACGCCTCCTACGACGTGGTGGCCAAGGGCCTGAACGCGTCCCCCGGCGCCGCCGTGGGCGAGGCCGTGTTCTCCGCCGCCGACGCCGTCGATGTGGCCGAAGCGGGCCGCAAGTGCGTGCTCGTGCGCTGGGAGACGAACCCCGACGACCTCGCCGGCATGATCGCCGCCGAGGGCATCCTCACCTCGCACGGCGGCAAGACGTCGCACGCGGCCGTCATCGCCCGCGGCATGGGCGCCCCGTGCGTCTGCGGCGTCGAGGCGCTGCGCATCGACGCCGAGAAGAAGCAGGCCAGCGTCGTGGGCACCGACATCGTCATCAAGGAAGGCGACATGATCTCCATCGACGGCACCACCGGCTCCGTGGTGCTGGGCGCGGTCGAGCTCGTGCTGCCCGAGATGACGGGCGACCTCGACACCATCCTCGAGTGGGCCGACGAGTTCCGCAAGCTGGGCGTGCGCGCCAACGCCGACAACCCCGAGGACGCCGAGCTGTCCCGCGGCTTCGGCGCCGAGGGCATCGGCCTGTGCCGCACCGAGCACATGTTCCTGGGCGACCGCAAGCAGATCATCCAGACCTTCATCCTCAACGAGGACCCGGCCGTGCGCGAGAAGGCCGTGAACGAGCTGCTGGAGGCCCAGACGGGCGACTTCCTCGGCATGTTCCGCGCCATGGACGGCCTGCCGGTCATCGTGCGCCTGCTCGACCCGCCGCTGCACGAGTTCCTCGAGAGCCCCCGCGCCCTCGACGTGGAGATCGCCAAGCTGGAGGCCACGGGCGGCGACAAGGCCCTCATCGCCGAGAAGCGCATGCTCATGGAGCAGATCGACGGCATGAGCGAGTCGAACCCGATGCTGGGCCTGCGCGGCTGCCGCCTCGGCATCGTGTACCCCATCCTGCCGGTGATGCAGGTGCGCGCCATCGCGACGGCCTGCGCCGAGCTCAAGAAGGAGGGCCTCGATCCGAAGCCCGAGGTCATGATCCCGCTCGTGTCCGTGGTGGCCGAGCTCGAGAAGCTGCGCAAGGTTGCCGAGGACACCATCGCCGAGGTCGCCGCCGAGCAGGGCGTCGAGCTCGACATCCCCGTGGGCACGATGATCGAGCTGCCGCGCGCGGCCGTCACGGCCGACGAGATCGGCTCGGTGGCCGACTTCTTCAGCTTCGGCACGAACGACCTGACCCAGACGACGTTCGGCTTCAGCCGCGACGACGTGGAGGCCGAGTTCGTCCCGCAGTACCTGGCCGAGCGCCTGCTGCCCTACAACCCCTTCGCCACCATCGATCCCGGCGTGGCGAAGCTCGTGGAGATGGGCGTCGAGCTGGGCCACAAGGGCAACCCCGACCTCGTCTGCGGCGTCTGCGGCGAGCACGGCGGCGACCCCGACTCCGTGAAGATGTTCCACACGATCGGCCTCGATTACGTCAGCTGCTCCCCGTACCGCGTGCCGCTGGCCCGTCTGGCCGCCGGCCAGGCCGCCCTGGCCGAGAAGATGGACGCCGGCCGCGACAAGTAG
- a CDS encoding aminotransferase class V-fold PLP-dependent enzyme: MDARRPAGAPPLDRAQFPVLERRIGRDGARPLAYLDSAATSLVPLRVTDAVTRFLHTSCANIHRGAHTLAEEATDAYECARERLAAHLGVDDAARVVFTHGATESLNLAALCWAEHALGPGDVVAVAEDNHHANIVCWQMLAERRGVEVAWIPVGTDGRLDRAAWERIAERGPKLVALAQQSNVVGWEQPDLPRILDDARLAGAFTALDGAQAVGHEAVDLAALPVDFYALSAHKMLGLTGIGALACSPRALEGMRPALGGGGMVAQVDARGYAVAPGPQGFEAGTPAIAAAVAWDEALRMLEEAGMEAVRRHVAALASRAQRGLAALPGVRVLGGTSPASASLVSFTVDGVHPHDASAALDAEGVLVRAGHHCAKPLHAALGARASVRASFAGYSSDEDVDALLRAAARLVERGA, from the coding sequence GTGGACGCTAGGCGCCCGGCGGGCGCGCCGCCGCTCGACCGCGCGCAGTTCCCCGTGCTCGAGCGCCGCATCGGGCGCGACGGCGCGCGCCCGCTCGCGTACCTCGACAGCGCGGCCACCTCCCTCGTGCCGCTGCGCGTGACCGACGCCGTGACGCGCTTTTTGCACACGAGCTGCGCCAACATCCACCGCGGCGCGCACACGCTGGCCGAGGAGGCCACCGACGCCTACGAGTGCGCGCGCGAACGCCTCGCGGCCCACCTGGGCGTGGACGATGCGGCGCGCGTCGTGTTCACGCACGGGGCCACCGAGTCGCTCAACCTGGCGGCGCTGTGCTGGGCGGAGCATGCGCTCGGGCCGGGCGACGTCGTGGCCGTGGCCGAGGACAACCACCACGCCAACATCGTGTGCTGGCAGATGCTGGCCGAGCGCCGCGGCGTGGAAGTGGCCTGGATACCCGTCGGGACGGACGGCAGGCTCGACCGCGCCGCGTGGGAGCGCATCGCCGAGCGCGGCCCCAAGCTGGTGGCGCTGGCGCAGCAGTCGAACGTCGTCGGCTGGGAGCAGCCCGACCTGCCCCGCATCCTGGACGACGCGCGCCTGGCGGGGGCCTTCACGGCGCTCGACGGCGCGCAGGCCGTCGGCCACGAGGCGGTGGACCTCGCCGCCCTGCCCGTCGACTTCTACGCGCTGTCGGCGCACAAGATGCTGGGGCTCACCGGCATCGGCGCGCTCGCGTGCTCGCCGCGCGCCCTCGAAGGCATGCGGCCCGCGCTCGGGGGCGGCGGCATGGTGGCGCAGGTGGACGCCCGCGGCTACGCGGTCGCGCCGGGCCCGCAGGGCTTCGAGGCGGGCACGCCCGCCATCGCCGCCGCCGTCGCCTGGGACGAGGCGCTGCGCATGCTGGAGGAAGCGGGCATGGAGGCGGTCCGGCGCCACGTGGCCGCGCTGGCCTCCCGCGCGCAGCGCGGGCTCGCGGCGCTGCCGGGCGTGCGCGTGCTGGGCGGGACGTCGCCCGCCAGCGCCTCGCTCGTGAGCTTCACGGTGGACGGCGTGCACCCCCACGACGCGAGCGCGGCCCTCGACGCCGAGGGCGTGCTCGTGCGCGCCGGCCATCACTGCGCCAAGCCGCTCCATGCGGCCCTCGGCGCGCGGGCCAGCGTGCGCGCCAGCTTCGCGGGCTACTCGAGCGACGAGGACGTGGACGCGCTGCTGCGCGCCGCGGCGCGCCTCGTCGAGCGGGGGGCGTGA
- the glyS gene encoding glycine--tRNA ligase subunit beta translates to MSSLHTLAFEIGTEEIPAFDLHRATQQLEKLVCEALDQVRIPHGAVEVYTTPRRLIALVADVADETAALEEVFRGPSAKIAFDADGNPTKAALGFARGKGVEVDALERREEGGVEYVFATRSIAARDVAELLPGVLEGVITGISWPKSCRWGTTSEYFSRPVRWLVALLDERVIPVRFAGLEAGNLTRGHRFLAPGPHEVPTAADLLGVVEAAHVVTSERAREAVIRAGVAEAERRTGARAELPEKTLLEVTNLCEQPTVLVGAFDEEFLRVPEEIIVDAMLMHQRYFPLYDEAGALTNNFIVVTNGDPAHADTIIDGNERVVRARLSDAKFFYEEDLKHPLETYVERLDEVVFQEALGTMKEKADRIVALAKHLAADARLDAADAADAERAAYLAKADLVTNAVVEFTSVQGVMGSYYAAACGENDQVARAIADHYRPRFSGDEPPASDVGRIVAMADKLDTICGLFAAGQGPTGSSDPFALRRSAIGIVAMLEAGLPVSLAAAIDAALGTYENAGIDYDRDAIRAEVADFFVTRTKVMLRDGGCAPDAVEAVLATGVEEPAQIIARTRALEAARVDDPDTFADLATAYARANNLRDAALGVEVDEALAADAERALLAATDEAAARVEGALASDDYAAALAALAALRAPIDAFFEDVLIMDEDRALRENRLRLLNRFVAVFAHVADFGKMAKGAK, encoded by the coding sequence GTGAGTAGCCTGCATACGCTCGCGTTCGAGATCGGCACCGAGGAGATCCCGGCGTTCGACCTGCACCGCGCAACCCAGCAGCTGGAGAAGCTCGTGTGCGAGGCGCTCGACCAGGTGCGCATCCCGCACGGCGCCGTGGAGGTCTACACCACGCCGCGGCGCCTCATCGCGCTCGTGGCCGACGTGGCCGACGAGACCGCGGCCCTCGAAGAGGTGTTCCGCGGCCCCTCCGCCAAGATCGCGTTCGACGCGGACGGCAACCCGACGAAGGCCGCCCTCGGCTTCGCGCGCGGCAAGGGCGTCGAGGTCGACGCGCTCGAGCGCCGCGAGGAAGGCGGCGTGGAGTACGTGTTCGCCACCCGCAGCATCGCCGCGCGCGACGTGGCCGAGCTGCTGCCCGGCGTGCTGGAAGGCGTGATCACCGGCATCTCGTGGCCGAAGTCGTGCCGCTGGGGCACCACGAGCGAGTACTTCTCGCGCCCGGTGCGCTGGCTCGTGGCGCTGCTGGACGAGCGCGTGATCCCCGTGCGGTTCGCGGGCCTCGAGGCCGGCAACCTCACGCGCGGCCACCGCTTCCTGGCCCCCGGCCCCCACGAGGTGCCTACGGCCGCCGATCTGCTGGGCGTCGTGGAGGCCGCGCACGTGGTGACGAGCGAGCGGGCCCGCGAGGCCGTCATCCGCGCCGGCGTGGCCGAGGCCGAGCGGCGGACGGGCGCGCGCGCCGAGCTGCCCGAGAAGACGCTGCTGGAGGTCACGAACCTCTGCGAGCAGCCCACCGTGCTCGTGGGCGCCTTCGACGAGGAGTTCCTGCGCGTCCCCGAGGAGATCATCGTCGACGCCATGCTCATGCACCAGCGCTACTTCCCGCTGTACGACGAGGCGGGCGCGCTCACCAACAACTTCATCGTCGTGACCAACGGCGACCCGGCGCACGCCGACACCATCATCGACGGCAACGAGCGCGTGGTGCGCGCCCGCCTGTCCGACGCGAAGTTCTTCTACGAGGAGGACCTCAAGCACCCGCTGGAGACGTACGTCGAGCGCTTGGACGAGGTGGTGTTCCAGGAGGCCCTCGGCACGATGAAGGAGAAGGCCGACCGCATCGTGGCGCTGGCGAAGCACCTGGCCGCCGACGCGCGGCTGGACGCCGCCGACGCCGCCGACGCCGAGCGCGCCGCGTACCTGGCGAAGGCCGACCTCGTGACGAACGCCGTCGTGGAGTTCACGAGCGTCCAGGGCGTGATGGGCTCGTACTACGCTGCCGCCTGCGGCGAGAACGACCAGGTGGCGCGCGCTATCGCCGACCACTACCGCCCGCGCTTCTCCGGCGACGAGCCGCCCGCGTCCGACGTGGGCCGGATCGTGGCCATGGCCGACAAGCTGGACACCATCTGCGGCCTGTTCGCCGCGGGCCAGGGCCCCACCGGTTCGTCCGACCCGTTCGCCCTGCGCCGCAGCGCCATCGGCATCGTGGCCATGCTGGAAGCGGGCCTGCCCGTGTCGCTGGCCGCGGCGATCGACGCGGCGCTCGGCACCTACGAGAACGCCGGCATCGATTACGACCGCGACGCGATCCGCGCCGAGGTGGCCGACTTCTTCGTGACGCGCACGAAGGTCATGCTGCGCGACGGCGGCTGCGCCCCCGACGCCGTGGAGGCCGTGCTGGCCACGGGCGTGGAGGAGCCGGCGCAGATCATCGCCCGCACCCGCGCCCTCGAGGCCGCCCGCGTGGACGACCCCGACACGTTCGCCGACCTGGCCACGGCCTACGCCCGCGCGAACAACCTGCGCGACGCCGCCCTGGGCGTCGAGGTGGACGAGGCGCTGGCGGCCGACGCCGAGCGCGCGCTGCTCGCCGCCACCGACGAGGCGGCGGCGCGCGTGGAGGGCGCCCTCGCCTCCGACGACTACGCGGCCGCCCTCGCGGCGCTCGCCGCCCTGCGCGCGCCCATCGACGCGTTCTTCGAGGACGTGCTCATCATGGACGAGGACCGCGCCCTGCGCGAGAACCGCCTGCGCCTGCTCAACCGTTTCGTCGCCGTGTTCGCCCACGTGGCGGACTTCGGCAAGATGGCCAAGGGCGCCAAGTAG
- a CDS encoding class I SAM-dependent methyltransferase — MRMSSWTPDVIRFMEDASSHTPYFDEIAAAVLRHAGSTARVCDAGCGMGQLAFALAPHAGRVDAVDRSPRAIAYVRAQAEARGLRTVRPQRADVASLCPAEPYDLMVFSLSASLEDAWAAARGRCRGTLVVINKMHGAPPDPDARRPRVHGLERSLRGLRALGVPCAGEALDLEFGQPFRSLEDAAAYCALFRTRDFPAGPAPADLARLLDETGDERFPYYLPVRRRLALVALDLGAERAEPSRTALTA, encoded by the coding sequence ATGCGCATGAGCAGCTGGACGCCGGACGTCATCCGGTTCATGGAGGACGCATCCTCCCACACCCCGTACTTCGACGAGATCGCCGCCGCCGTGCTGCGCCATGCCGGGTCGACCGCGCGCGTCTGCGACGCCGGGTGCGGCATGGGGCAGCTCGCGTTCGCGCTGGCCCCGCACGCGGGCCGCGTCGACGCCGTCGACCGCTCGCCCCGCGCGATCGCCTACGTGCGGGCGCAGGCGGAGGCGCGGGGGCTGCGCACCGTGCGCCCGCAGAGGGCGGACGTCGCCTCGCTGTGCCCCGCCGAGCCCTACGACCTCATGGTGTTCAGCCTGTCCGCCTCGCTCGAGGACGCCTGGGCGGCCGCGCGCGGCCGCTGCCGCGGCACGCTCGTCGTCATCAACAAGATGCACGGCGCGCCGCCCGACCCCGACGCGCGGCGCCCGCGCGTGCACGGCCTCGAGCGCAGCCTGCGCGGCTTGCGCGCGCTCGGCGTCCCCTGCGCCGGCGAAGCGCTCGACCTCGAGTTCGGCCAGCCCTTCCGCTCGCTCGAGGACGCGGCCGCCTACTGCGCCCTCTTCCGCACGCGCGACTTCCCCGCCGGCCCCGCGCCCGCCGACCTCGCCCGACTGCTCGACGAGACGGGCGACGAGCGCTTCCCGTACTACCTGCCCGTGCGCCGCCGCCTCGCCCTCGTCGCCCTCGACCTGGGCGCCGAGCGCGCCGAGCCCTCCCGCACCGCGCTCACGGCGTGA
- a CDS encoding pyruvate, water dikinase regulatory protein, giving the protein MDEFIAYGSSTELPTIHVISDSVGLTAQAVARAAAAQFGVTNPVIEVLPKVRTFEEIKEFIDEHSAVHKRNTGDGRMLVFYTLVDRALSQQFADYAAGRADIVAVDLVTDAIGAIARMTGREPSTKPGGLHVADQYYFRRIEAIEFTIAHDDGRNPQELHQADIVLLGVSRSSKTPTSIYLSQQGYKVANIPLDPTTEPPAELAQIDRTRLFGLMTTPEVLIGIRQRRLGRASAVASRYADPEYVYQDLEDARALMRKLGCIVIHTENRAVEETAQEILRYYERAHPPSADMIGSA; this is encoded by the coding sequence ATGGACGAATTCATCGCCTACGGAAGCTCCACCGAGTTGCCCACGATCCACGTGATCAGCGACTCGGTGGGCCTGACGGCCCAGGCGGTGGCCCGCGCGGCCGCCGCCCAGTTCGGCGTCACGAACCCCGTCATCGAGGTGCTGCCGAAGGTGCGCACCTTCGAGGAGATCAAAGAGTTCATCGACGAGCACAGCGCCGTGCACAAGCGCAACACCGGCGACGGGCGCATGCTCGTGTTCTACACGCTCGTGGACCGCGCCCTGTCGCAGCAGTTCGCCGACTACGCCGCCGGCCGCGCCGACATCGTGGCCGTCGACCTCGTCACCGACGCCATCGGCGCCATCGCGCGCATGACGGGCCGCGAGCCCTCCACGAAGCCGGGCGGCCTCCACGTGGCCGACCAGTACTACTTCCGCCGCATCGAGGCCATCGAGTTCACCATCGCCCACGACGACGGCCGCAACCCGCAGGAGCTGCACCAGGCCGACATCGTGCTGCTGGGCGTGTCGCGCTCGTCGAAGACGCCCACGTCCATCTACCTGTCGCAGCAGGGCTACAAGGTGGCGAACATCCCGCTCGATCCCACCACCGAACCGCCCGCCGAGCTCGCCCAGATCGACCGCACGCGGCTGTTCGGGTTGATGACGACGCCCGAGGTGCTCATCGGCATCCGCCAGCGCCGCCTGGGGCGGGCGAGCGCCGTCGCGTCGCGCTACGCCGACCCCGAGTACGTGTACCAGGATCTCGAGGACGCCCGTGCGCTCATGCGCAAACTGGGCTGTATTGTCATTCACACCGAAAATCGTGCCGTTGAGGAAACGGCGCAGGAAATTTTGCGCTACTATGAGCGGGCTCATCCTCCATCAGCTGATATGATAGGCTCAGCCTGA
- a CDS encoding iron-sulfur cluster assembly scaffold protein, translating to MRAVRIDDERIVERYRRPRCKGFEGAYDGAASGDNPFCGDALEVRVALERRDGGMAVARAAFDGYACSLCTASADVLMERAAGMSADEAAALTGDDVLRWWGGLEVGRTRRGCVDLPVSVFKRALETALERPRASLLQ from the coding sequence GTGAGGGCCGTGCGCATCGACGACGAGCGCATCGTGGAACGGTACCGCCGCCCGCGCTGCAAGGGGTTCGAGGGCGCCTACGACGGCGCGGCGTCGGGCGACAACCCGTTCTGCGGCGACGCCCTCGAGGTGCGCGTGGCCCTCGAGCGCCGCGACGGCGGCATGGCGGTCGCCCGCGCGGCGTTCGACGGCTACGCGTGCTCGCTGTGCACGGCGAGCGCCGACGTGCTCATGGAGCGCGCGGCGGGCATGTCGGCGGACGAGGCCGCCGCCTTGACGGGCGACGACGTGCTGCGCTGGTGGGGCGGCCTCGAGGTGGGCCGCACGCGCAGGGGCTGCGTCGACCTGCCGGTCTCGGTGTTCAAGCGGGCGCTCGAGACCGCGCTCGAACGCCCGCGGGCGAGTTTGCTACAATAG
- a CDS encoding nucleotidyltransferase family protein: protein MKRMERVPNACTAVLAAGASTRMGTCKLTRPFAGSTLLERALRAARGCAAAETVVVTGAHRDAVARSAQELGAREAFNPSWERGQSTSVRTAARFAAARGYDLLLVMVADQPYVEAAHLDALLRAYATGGAHACVTQGAQRRGNPCLFDRTCFPLLEELEGDEGARSMLRAHPELAVRAVPAADARVLDDVDTPDELARIEEAILRGR, encoded by the coding sequence ATGAAGCGGATGGAGCGGGTTCCGAACGCGTGCACGGCCGTGCTGGCCGCGGGCGCGTCGACGCGCATGGGGACGTGCAAGCTGACGCGGCCGTTCGCGGGGTCGACGCTGCTCGAGCGGGCGCTGCGGGCCGCGCGCGGGTGCGCCGCGGCGGAGACGGTCGTGGTGACGGGCGCCCATCGCGACGCCGTCGCGCGCTCGGCGCAGGAGCTGGGCGCGCGCGAGGCGTTCAACCCCTCGTGGGAGCGCGGGCAGTCGACCTCGGTGCGCACGGCGGCGCGCTTCGCCGCGGCCCGCGGCTACGACCTGCTGCTGGTCATGGTGGCCGACCAGCCCTACGTGGAGGCGGCGCACCTCGACGCGCTGCTGCGCGCGTACGCGACGGGCGGCGCCCATGCCTGCGTCACGCAGGGCGCGCAGCGCCGCGGCAACCCGTGCCTGTTCGATCGGACGTGCTTCCCCTTGCTCGAGGAGCTGGAGGGCGACGAGGGCGCGCGCTCGATGCTGCGCGCGCATCCGGAGCTTGCCGTGCGCGCCGTGCCGGCGGCGGACGCGCGCGTGCTCGACGACGTGGACACGCCCGACGAGCTCGCCCGCATCGAGGAGGCGATCCTCCGTGGACGCTAG